The Patescibacteria group bacterium sequence ACCTGTGGAAATTGATATAGTTTGTTTGGACATATTTTTATTTTCTTACCCCGCGCCTTTATAGCCGCAGGTCTTATTAATTATCTTCACCTCATACCTCAAAGGTGTGAGGCTTATTTTGTTAGTATATTTAAAAATTTACTTGTATTTTCAAACGGGCCCATGATGGCCAGATTTGATTGTGACCAGCTAATAATTATTTTAGCCATGTCGTTGACCTGCTTTAAAGTGACTTTATCCAATTCTTTTAGCTTGGCTTCCAAATCCTTGATTGGTTGGTTGATAATTTCCTGACCTAAAAGGAAATTTAGATAAGTCGGAGCACTTTCCATCTTGAGAATCATACGACCCCTCATATTATCTTTAGCTTTTTTGAGCTCTTCCTGACTGACACCATCTTTTACCAAAATATTCAATTCTTCTTTGATAGCTGTTAACGCTTCATAAATTTTATCTTTGTTTAGACCGGCCTGCACTACAAAAGCACTAGAATCCTGATAGCCTGATAGTGAAGATTTAATAGAATAACAAAGTCCTCGTCTTTCTCTGATGTTTAAAAATAGTCTAGAGCTCATATTTCCGCCCAAAATATTGGCCAGAACCTGTGAGGCCAAGAATCTTTTATCACTACTGGCTACTGACCTAAAGCCCAACATAAGCTGAACCTGCTCAAGTGAACGCTTGACTAGTTTTACTCGCGGTTTTTTCTGAACGGGGAATTTGACCCTGACAAACTTATTTCTCGGTTTTTTCTTTTGCAAAGGAAATAGTCTGTCTACCAACTTCAAAGCCCGTTTTTCATTGAACTTGCCGGCAATAGCAATCACGCCGTTACCAGAAAAATAATGTTTTTTATAATAATCGTACAAAGCATCTCTAGAAACAGTTTGGATATTTATTCGCGGCCCGGCAATAGATGGACCCAAATCACTATTTTCAAAAAGCAATTCTTCAAAAGCATCTTCGATATACAAAAGCGGATTATCTTCGTACATGTTTATTTCCTCCACTATCACACCACGCTCTCTATCCACTTCTATTTTTTCAAATTTGGAATTATGGAGCATATCCGAGAGCATATCAACTGCCAAAGGAAGATGAGAACTGTCTACGGTAATATAGTACCCTGTATATTCCTTACCAGTAAAAGCATTATACTCAGCTCCAACATTATCCAACTCCTTGGAAATATCAGCGGTATTTGGACGACGATTAGTTCCCTTAAACATCAAATGCTCCACAAAGTGCGAAGCTCCATTTAAAGCCTTATTTTCCAGACGGCTACCTACTTTATATAAAACCTCAAAAGTAACCGCTTTTGTTTCTTTTTGCGGAAAAAATATAATAACTGATCCATCACGACGGACTATTCTTTTAAACATATATTAAAAAACTTTTTATTAATCTAAAAACACTAAACTATTATAAAACTGTTCATAATTGTCATCTGGTATTGCACCGTTACTAATAGTAAATATATAAGCGCCATTTTCAAATACAATATATTCTGCATTCCAATTATCATATTGATCAGTGGTAATTGTGGCTTTTATAGCATTAATACCTCCAATAACTATATTCTGTCTGCTTTCTTGCCTATCTAAAAATTGATCTCCCACATCAGCAATAAGCTCTTCGACTGTCTTTTCATTTTTATTATAAATATTAATACCCCACTGAAAATCTCCCGTCAAATCTTTTGGACTAAAACCCACAGTCAGACTAGGCCCTATGCTATCAACATCTGCAACTGTCCAATCATCTGGATATTCGATAGAAAAATTATATTGATTATTGGTATATGTTTGCCAATAATTTTGCTCCTCGCCTTGAACACTAATACTATTTAAATCAGCATTGGTAATACCCAAAGACAAAAATCTCATAATCTGATAAGCTGCGTCACCACTATTCATATAATAACGTTTTCCATCACTTGGATTTACATACCAAGCTTGGCCCTTATCCTCAACCTGCAACAAAATCCTGCCTTTTAATCTATTGGCTAAAGAATAATCATAATTTAAGGTACCCATACCCATAGGGTCATAACCATTTTTTATTTCCTCACCATCTAAATACCCATCATCATCACTATCTGCATCATTCATATCAGTTCCTAAAGATTCTTCAGTTTTATTGGACAAACCATCATTATCATTATCACCATCATAGGGTAAGGCGATAGAATCTATACCTACTGGTACTTTGACCAAATTAATATTGCTAATACCTAAGCCCGTATCCCTCATTAGCCCAAAGGCTACCTCACCATTTTTCATATAGACTCTTTCTCCACTGTCAGGCAAAACATACCAGGCCTCACCATGACTCTGGACTTGGAGTAAAATATAGCCTCTCAATCTATCTGCTAATGAAGCAGCTTGGGTGGTATTGGCTAAAAATACTAACCCTAAAATTGCTAAAAAATAAATTTTTTTCATACTTATATAATTAATTTATCTTTGAAATAATTCTTGAGTTCCGAGATAGCCACTCTATCTTGTTTCATACTATCTCTATCTCGGACAGTCACCATATTGTCTTCCAGACTGTCAAAATCTACGGTCAGACAATATGGCGTGCCTATCTCATCCTGGCGACGATAACGGCGACCAATCGCCTGAGTCTCATCATAGCTACAGACAAAATCTTTTTTGAGATCAAGCAAAATCTCTCTAGCTAGCTTAGTTAAGGGTTCTTTTTTGGAAAGCGGCAAGACTGCTATCTTGATAGGCGCCAAGTAGTACGGTAATTTCAAAACTACCTCCATGTCCTTTTTAGACTCGGTGGTGGTCGTCCTACCGCCCTCTATCTCAGTATAAGCCGCCAAAAGAACTGCCAAGACGCTACGGTCTACTCCGAGCGATGGCTCTATCACATGAGGGATAAATTTTTCTCCAGATATTGGATCAGTATAATTAAGATCCTGGCCGGAAAATTTTTGATGTTGAGTCAAATCATAATCAGTCCTATAAGCCAAGCCGTAGAGCTCTTTTTGACCAAAAGGAAATTTGTATTCAAAATCAACTGTTCGTTTGGAATAAAAAGCTCTATCTTTTTCTGATATTTCTACCTCCACCAAGTTCTCTTTTTTTAGCCCCAAAAACTGACACCACTCTCTCATGACACTCAACCAATCTTCAAAAGATTTTTTCCAGTTTTTTGGATTGACAAAATATTCTACTTCCATTTGTTCAAATTCACGAGTACGGAAAATAAAATTTTCGGTGGTTATTTCATTTCTAAAGGCCTTACCAATTTGGGCAATACCATATGGCAGTCTCATTCTTTGAGTCTCAGTGACATTTTTGAAATTTACAAAAATACCACCCGCAGTTTCCGGCCTCAGATAAACTGCTGAAGCACTGTCTTCTACCGGACCCATAAAAGTCTTAAACATCATATTAAACTGCCTGACTTCTGTCAGCTCGCCACCGCAATCTGGACAGACTATTTCTGACGGATTGATTGGTTTAGCCTTATCATAAAGAGGCTCTATAGAATTGTTTTCCAAGAGATGGTCATAACGGAATCTTTTGTGACATTTTTTGCAATCCACTAGTGGATCCGAAAAATTATCCACGTGACCAGATGCCTCCCAAACTTTCGGATGCATGATGATAGAAGCATCAAGCCCTACCATATCAGCCCGAGAAGTGACAAACATCTTCCACCAAAATTTTTTAATATTATTTTTTAACTCAACGCCTAAAGGACCGTAGTCATAGGCTGCACTCAAACCTCCGTATATTTCTGAAGATGGAAATAAAAAACCTCTACGCTTGGCCAGATTTACCACCTTATCAATAATTCTGATTTCTTCCATAAAAATTACTGGAATTTAATATTTTAATAAACAAATTATACCTGAAATAAGCTCAAAATTCAAGTTATCAAAAAAACCCGCCGTGTCAAACACGACGGGCCAAAATCTTAGTAACCAGTTGGTTTTTTGACACTTATTTTTCCGCCCACATCATAGACTACTATATCACGTCTATCTAGTTTACCGTTGAGTAAAAAATTAGCCAAAGAATTGTCCACCTGCTCCTGTATCACACGCCTCAGAGGCCTAGCACCAAACACCGGATCAAAACCAGCTTCAGCCAATTCACGTTGAGCGGCAACAGTAATTTCAAAAAATATGCCTTTTTCTTCCAGACGTTTTTGAACTTTTTTGAGCATAAATCCGGCAATCTGAAATATTTCATCTCTAGTCAAAGGCTTAAATACTACAGTCCCGTCAAAACGGTTGATAAACTCTGGTCTAAAGATATTTCTAATTTCTTCTTTGATAAGATAATCTTTGAAATCTTCTATATTTTTACCTTGATTTATCTGATCTTGTATATACGACGTGCCAGCATTAGATGTAGCTACAATTATCAGATTAGTAAAATCAACCGTCCTGCCAAGAGCATCCGTCAGTCTTCCATCTTCCATAACCTGCAAAAAGATATTTAAGATATCTGGATGAGCCTTTTCTATTTCATCCAAAAGTAGTAGTGCAAATGGCTTGTGCCTGACCGCCTCTGTCAATAAGCCCGGTGTGCCATTTTCCGGTGAGCCAATAAGTCTTGGTAAAGAATTTTGGGCTTGATATTCACTCATATCCAGACGAATCATATCGTTTTCATTGCCAAAATAAACCTCAGCGACTGTCTTGGCCAGTTCTGTTTTACCAACACCAGTTGGGCCTAAGAAAAGTAAATTTACAATTGGTCTTTTTTGATCGCGTAGTTCGGCTCTGGCTCGACGCAAAGCTGCTGCCACCAGATTGACTGCCTCATCCTGACCAACAATACGCTTATGTATTTCCTCTTCCAAATTAAGAAGCTTGGTAGATTCTTGAGCGCTGACATTTGTGAGTGGTATATCTGTCTTATCACTGACCAGCTCCTCTATATCTTCTGACCGTACCAAGTTGTCTTTTTTACCACGCTTGGATACATAAATGCCAGCTTCATCCATAAGATCTATAGATTTTCTAGGCTGGGCAGTCTCAGTAATATATCGACTAGATAAATCATAAATTTTCTCTAGAGCATCGTAGGTAAAATAAACTCGGTGTTTGTTTTCTACACTACCTACATGAGCTTCCATCATTTGGATTGTCTGATTTTTATTTGGTTCTTCTATCTTTATCTTTTTGAGCTCTTGGCCAAGACTACTACTTTCTATATATTGGACATACTCTTTACTGTTTGACGTCGCAATAACTATCACATTTTTCTTTCTTATTTCTGACGACAAAACCTCAGCTAATGATACTCCCTCTGTACCCTGAGATGATATACCGACTAATTGATGAATATCTTCAATATATAAAATAATATTTCCTGAAAGAGCCACTTCATTTAAAATAGACAAAAATCTTTCTTCCAAGCGTCCAGTACCCTCAGCCCCCGACACTATCATAGGAACTGATAGAGAAACTAATCTTTTGTCTTGGAAAAGCTCAGGAATCTCCTCAGCCATCATTCTGTTGGCAATCCCCTCGGCTATTTTGCCCTTGCCAATGCCCGGCTGACCAACCAATACCACACTGGAAATATTACTTTCAATAGTTGAGATAACTTCGTTGATTTCCTTGTCTCTGGCCACTGTCAAAGGCAAAGCACCTGATTTGGCCGCCATAGTCAGATCATAAGAAAAACTATTTAATACCGGCGTAGCAATTGCGGTGTATGATCTATTGATTCCAGATTTTGGCTTAAAAAATGAACGACTACGAAATCTCTTATATGTATTTATAAGTTCTTTGTTTATATTTACCCAGGCAATGACGTTATCTATTTTTTCTTCATCAATATCAAAATCATAAAACATGTTTTTGACTGCCTGACTGGATGTAATAATGCCAGCCAAAATATCAACTTCGGCTATCTTGGTGGCCTGCCTGTCGAGCATGTGAAAGTAAGCATTGAGTAAAACATTTTCTGCCTCTGGATCAATTTTATTTTCTCTTGACTTGTTGGCTGTCAGGGCCTCCAAATTTTCGTCTATGCTTTGCTTGACACTATCTGCTCCCACTCCCAAACGAGCCAAAACTAATTTAATATCCTTATCATTTAACAGAGAAAATAAAATATGCCACACCGTGAGCGGAAATATTTTTTTGTAGCTGGCATAAAGCCAAGCTTTATCTATTATATTTGAAGTTTCCTGTCCCAGATTGTCGGCAATATTATGCGTAGTATGCTGATCAACATCAGACAATATTTTTCTCTTGGCCTCTTCTCTAATACCCGGTATAGTCAAGCGATAATACAAAAACATATCAAATACTACCAGTATCCACAAAAATAAATTGTACTCATCTGAAGTATTGAGAAAACCCCAAAGATTTCTGGGATCAAACTGCACAACATTTAAAATATTATAAATAACTACCAAAGTTGTAATAACAGAGGCTATTAATATGGTATTAATTATCAAATTTAATATTTTTTTGAATTCCCTGACAAAAATATGAGAATGACTAATTACCCTTTCAAAATATAAAATATTATTATTTACAAAATAATAAGTGCCATGCCCAAGACAAGTGGTACAGGTATGCCCATCCACTTTGCCTTGACCGTCGCAAATCTGACAAGTTGTAAACTTCAAGCTTTCCATAGACTAGAAAAGTTGCTTAATATCCCCCAGACAGCCACTATTGGTAAAAATATCCAGAAAATAATAATTGATAAATATAAAATTGAAAGTAAAATAAAGAAAATTAAACGGACTATAATTAAAATAAGCCTCATAAAAAAGCTTATAATCCTACCTTCTCTATCATACTGACCAAACATTGGCTTGAACATGCTCTTGAGCATCAGAGTCAAGGCCAAATTACGATTAGTATTTTGTATAGAATTAATAACGTACAAAACCATCTTTTTTAACCCTTGGGTATACCACCAAATAGGAAAATACAAAATTTCCCCGATTAAATCGATGACAAGAGATTTGGTAGCCTGAACTATAATGTTTTGCGTCATTGACTAAATTATAGCATTTTTTACTTATAAAAAAAAGAAAGAAGACAAAAAATACCGATTGGATAAAATCTTTACAATTTAATATTAAGCCAAACTAA is a genomic window containing:
- a CDS encoding glycine--tRNA ligase, with product MRIIDKVVNLAKRRGFLFPSSEIYGGLSAAYDYGPLGVELKNNIKKFWWKMFVTSRADMVGLDASIIMHPKVWEASGHVDNFSDPLVDCKKCHKRFRYDHLLENNSIEPLYDKAKPINPSEIVCPDCGGELTEVRQFNMMFKTFMGPVEDSASAVYLRPETAGGIFVNFKNVTETQRMRLPYGIAQIGKAFRNEITTENFIFRTREFEQMEVEYFVNPKNWKKSFEDWLSVMREWCQFLGLKKENLVEVEISEKDRAFYSKRTVDFEYKFPFGQKELYGLAYRTDYDLTQHQKFSGQDLNYTDPISGEKFIPHVIEPSLGVDRSVLAVLLAAYTEIEGGRTTTTESKKDMEVVLKLPYYLAPIKIAVLPLSKKEPLTKLAREILLDLKKDFVCSYDETQAIGRRYRRQDEIGTPYCLTVDFDSLEDNMVTVRDRDSMKQDRVAISELKNYFKDKLII
- a CDS encoding AAA family ATPase, with amino-acid sequence MESLKFTTCQICDGQGKVDGHTCTTCLGHGTYYFVNNNILYFERVISHSHIFVREFKKILNLIINTILIASVITTLVVIYNILNVVQFDPRNLWGFLNTSDEYNLFLWILVVFDMFLYYRLTIPGIREEAKRKILSDVDQHTTHNIADNLGQETSNIIDKAWLYASYKKIFPLTVWHILFSLLNDKDIKLVLARLGVGADSVKQSIDENLEALTANKSRENKIDPEAENVLLNAYFHMLDRQATKIAEVDILAGIITSSQAVKNMFYDFDIDEEKIDNVIAWVNINKELINTYKRFRSRSFFKPKSGINRSYTAIATPVLNSFSYDLTMAAKSGALPLTVARDKEINEVISTIESNISSVVLVGQPGIGKGKIAEGIANRMMAEEIPELFQDKRLVSLSVPMIVSGAEGTGRLEERFLSILNEVALSGNIILYIEDIHQLVGISSQGTEGVSLAEVLSSEIRKKNVIVIATSNSKEYVQYIESSSLGQELKKIKIEEPNKNQTIQMMEAHVGSVENKHRVYFTYDALEKIYDLSSRYITETAQPRKSIDLMDEAGIYVSKRGKKDNLVRSEDIEELVSDKTDIPLTNVSAQESTKLLNLEEEIHKRIVGQDEAVNLVAAALRRARAELRDQKRPIVNLLFLGPTGVGKTELAKTVAEVYFGNENDMIRLDMSEYQAQNSLPRLIGSPENGTPGLLTEAVRHKPFALLLLDEIEKAHPDILNIFLQVMEDGRLTDALGRTVDFTNLIIVATSNAGTSYIQDQINQGKNIEDFKDYLIKEEIRNIFRPEFINRFDGTVVFKPLTRDEIFQIAGFMLKKVQKRLEEKGIFFEITVAAQRELAEAGFDPVFGARPLRRVIQEQVDNSLANFLLNGKLDRRDIVVYDVGGKISVKKPTGY
- a CDS encoding insulinase family protein — its product is MFKRIVRRDGSVIIFFPQKETKAVTFEVLYKVGSRLENKALNGASHFVEHLMFKGTNRRPNTADISKELDNVGAEYNAFTGKEYTGYYITVDSSHLPLAVDMLSDMLHNSKFEKIEVDRERGVIVEEINMYEDNPLLYIEDAFEELLFENSDLGPSIAGPRINIQTVSRDALYDYYKKHYFSGNGVIAIAGKFNEKRALKLVDRLFPLQKKKPRNKFVRVKFPVQKKPRVKLVKRSLEQVQLMLGFRSVASSDKRFLASQVLANILGGNMSSRLFLNIRERRGLCYSIKSSLSGYQDSSAFVVQAGLNKDKIYEALTAIKEELNILVKDGVSQEELKKAKDNMRGRMILKMESAPTYLNFLLGQEIINQPIKDLEAKLKELDKVTLKQVNDMAKIIISWSQSNLAIMGPFENTSKFLNILTK